The sequence TGGCGCCAGCCAATCATAGGGCGAAGGCCCTGACATGTACATCAATCACAGCGTCGCCGACAGCCCCAGCCCAAGCGCTCCCCCCGCCTCCTCTCCGAGCGCCCGATTAAGGTTTATGACGCAGTAATACTAGAATGCGGCTGGGATGAGCCAGCCTGACCTCTCGCCGCCCTACTCCTCCACGGCCGACCTCTACGAGGACGTGGAGCGCAACCTGCGGATAGTCCTGGCCGCGCACGCCGCGGAGGGCATCGTGTCGTCCTGCCGCCCGGGCTGCGACGCGTGCTGCCATCAGCTCGTCATGAGCACGCAGGCCGAAGCCGACGCCACCGCGAAGTTCGTGGCCGGGTTGCCCGCGGCGGAGTCGGGAGAGTTGAAGGCCCGCCTGGCCGCGTGGGCGGATCGCACCCGGTCATGGCGCCGGCGCCTGCAGGACGGGGCCGACGGGGACGTCGAGGCCCTGGTCGAGACCCTGGCGGCGGAGTACTGGGCCGAACGCGTGCCATGCCCCTTCCTGGTCGATCGGCGGTGCGCGGTCTACCCCGCCCGGCCGCTGGCCTGCCGCCACCACTT is a genomic window of Candidatus Tanganyikabacteria bacterium containing:
- a CDS encoding YkgJ family cysteine cluster protein → MSQPDLSPPYSSTADLYEDVERNLRIVLAAHAAEGIVSSCRPGCDACCHQLVMSTQAEADATAKFVAGLPAAESGELKARLAAWADRTRSWRRRLQDGADGDVEALVETLAAEYWAERVPCPFLVDRRCAVYPARPLACRHHFAVSDPAECERGDAERILRIEALDDAFFLAQDAIPEDQAEIGFFPELVTLSLAD